A DNA window from Bradyrhizobium sp. CCBAU 53421 contains the following coding sequences:
- the arsC gene encoding arsenate reductase (glutaredoxin) (This arsenate reductase requires both glutathione and glutaredoxin to convert arsenate to arsenite, after which the efflux transporter formed by ArsA and ArsB can extrude the arsenite from the cell, providing resistance.) yields MTITIYHNPDCGTSRNTLAMIRQSGEEPEIVEYLKTPPSHDTLVSLIAAMGMTPRALLREKGTPYAALDLANPKWSDDELIDFMMAHPILINRPIVVSPKGVKLCRPSEAVLDLLATDIGQFVKEDGEVVPPRTSGARAG; encoded by the coding sequence CCCGATTGCGGGACGTCGCGCAACACCCTGGCCATGATCCGCCAAAGCGGGGAGGAGCCCGAGATCGTCGAATATCTCAAGACGCCGCCTTCGCACGACACGCTGGTCTCGCTGATCGCTGCGATGGGTATGACACCGCGCGCGCTGCTGCGCGAGAAGGGCACGCCCTATGCCGCGCTCGATCTCGCCAATCCGAAATGGAGCGACGACGAATTGATCGACTTCATGATGGCGCATCCGATCCTGATCAACCGGCCGATCGTGGTCTCGCCCAAGGGGGTGAAGCTGTGCCGGCCGTCCGAGGCCGTGCTTGATCTTCTCGCCACTGACATTGGCCAATTCGTCAAGGAAGACGGAGAAGTGGTTCCACCCCGGACGTCGGGTGCGCGCGCCGGATGA